AGCCAGGGTTCTTCACGCCCCGCCAGCATTTGCAGCGTCAGCGCCATCATCGGCAATGACACGACCTGGGGCACGCCATAGAGAAACGGGATCGCGCAGGGCAAGGCCAGGATAAACAGCATCGCACCGAAGGCGCGTTCTTCCAGCCGATCGAGAATATCGTGCAGCGAAAACCCCGCCTCGGGGGCATCATCGGCCATCGCTTCAAGCGATTGCAGGAAGGTACGCGTCTGTGTCTCTGTCTCGGTCATGAGGCGTTGCCTAGCGAGGTTTGTGCCAACCGCAAAGTGGAGATTGACGATCCTCTTCGACTGCGGCAGTTAGGCGGCCTGATCGCACAGGCCGGTGTGGCGGAATTGGTAGACGCGCGGGATTCAAAATCCCGTTTTCCTTGGAAAGTGTCGGTTCGAGCCCGACCACCGGTACCACGCGAGCAAGGTCTCGCTAAGCTTCACAAACAGATCTGGCACTTGCCATTCTTCGCTGCGGCTTAAATAAGCGGGCAAAGGATGATTGAATGCCTGATACGATGAAGTCGACTGTCTCCCTCCCCGGCGCCCTGGGGCCGCTGCCGTCCGGCCACCCGGATGTGAAGCAGGGTAAAGTCGGCGTGTTGCTGGTTAATCTCGGGACGCCGGACGGCACCGATTACTGGTCGATGCGGCGCTATCTTTCCGAGTTTCTGTCTGATCCGCGCGTGATTGAAGTGCCGCAGCCGATCTGGCAGCTCATCCTGCAGGGCCCGATCCTGACCTTCCGACCAAGCAAGTCCGGGCGCGCCTACAAGAAGATTTGGACAGATGAAGGTTCCCCTCTTCTGGTCTTTACCCAACGCCAGGCGGAGAAGCTGAAGGCCCGGATCGGACATGATCGGCTGATCGTTGATTTTGCGATGAATTACGGCAATCCGAGCATTGCCTCGAAGATTGCCAATCTGAAGGATCAGGGATGCGACCGGATCTGCGTCATCCCGCTCTATCCGCAATATTCGGCGACCACGACCGCGAGCGTCTGCGACCGGACTTTCAAAGCGCTCAGCGAGATGCGTTGGCAACCAGCCGTGCGCACTGCGGCGGCGTTTCATGATCAGCCCGTCTACATTGAGGCGCTTGCGAGCAGCATCTCGGCACATCTGGGAACGCTTGAATTCGAACCTGACCGGGTGATCCTGTCCTATCATGGCATCCCGAAAGCCTATTTTGACAAGGGCGATCCCTATCATTGCCATTGCCACAAGACGACTCGGTTGGTGTCCGAGCGGCTGGGCTGGCGTGATGGGTTCGCGATGACGACTTTTCAAAGCCGGTTCGGGCCAACCGAGTGGTTGCAGCCCTATACCGACAAGACGCTCGAAGCCCTGCCCGAACAGGGTGCGAAGAAGGTTGTGGTGGTCTCGCCAGCCTTTATTTCAGATTGCCTCGAGACGCTCGAAGAGCTCGCCATGGAAGGGCGCGACACATTTCTTGAGGCTGGCGGCGAAGCCTATTCCGTCGTGCCGTGCCTGAATGATAGCGAGGGCGCGATTGACGTGATCGAGGATATCGTCCGCCGCGAGATCGCCGGCTGGGCTGACTAGGCGTGGACGACTGGGTCAAGAATGGCAAGGTTCGTGGGCGCATTACCGAAGATGGCGATCTGGAAGTTCGTTGTTTCGGCCTGACCACCCAGGCGCGTTATTACAAGCAGCTCTTTCGCGAATTCTTCCGCAAGGATTTTCAACGCCTGCGCCCGGGCTATGGCGATTATGATGTGCACATTGTGATGGAATACACAGGGGATGCGCCCTGGATGGATCTCGATAATCTCGCCAAGGCACTGCTCGACAGTCTCACAGGCAATGCGTTTGAAGACGATCACCAGGTCGCCCGCTTGCTGGTCGAACGCCGGGTGGGAGAGCGGGAAGGGATCTATATGCGCGTACGGGCGCTGGACTAGCGGCTAGGAGTTGGCCGCGCAGCTGGCGCGATGTCCGAACTGGCAGGCCGTTGCCCGCGCTCGTTTCGCGCCGGAGAGGTCAACCACGCCGCCAATCCCGTATTCCAGGTTTTCTGCGTGCCAGGCACAGCCTTCATCATGCCCGATCCGGCAGGCGCGCTCCGTGAAGGCTCGCACGCGCGCGGCCCGGTCGGGCCCGGCATCGACATTTAGCAAGACGAACTTAGCCGCCGCGACGCAAGTGTCTGCCAGGCTGTTTTGCGCGGTCGGACAAGAGAGGTCGTTAAGTTCGAGTGCTCGAGTGATATCGGTTTCACCACCGACCCCGCGTGCGTAAAACTCTGCAAGATCCTGGCATGAGGCGAGGCGCCCAAGGTCACAGCTGCGATACATCGTATCGCGGGCGCGCACCGGGTCGGCAACGCTCGCACGCCCGGTCAGAAAATAGTCGGATGCCGCTGCGCAGGCTTCGGCATCGCCGGTATTGCAGGCGCGATCGTAGAACTTGATGGCGGCCATGTGAGCTTCTGCCGTGCTTTCGACTCCGAAATAGGTCGCCAGGCTGCTGCATCCCCGCGCATAGTCGACCCGGCACAACTGATCCGTGAAGGCGAGAAACCTGATCGGATCTGCGTTCACGGCGAGGCGCTGATAGTAATCGAAGACCAGTTCACAGCTTGGTACCAGATCAGCCTGCTCCGCATCCAGGTAACAGGACTGACTGATGGCCTCCACGCCGGCATCGAAATCACCCAACATAACCGAGACGGCACCTTCTCTGACGAGACGTTGAATGGCGTTCTCGGCAACTGCGGGAACTGCGGTAGACGATCGGGTTGCCGGCGCTGCAATTGCAGGACCTGACGTTTCGATTTCAGGCTCTATATCGGTTTCGAGAATTGCCATTGTGTCGTCCGTAGGCGTCGCCTCTGGATCCGACGTGCTGTCTGTTTCAATGGCATCGGATAAGATCGATGGTTCGATTTCAGGGGCAATCTCGGCGACCAGCTCGGTTTCCGCTGTCACCGACTCGTCGGGTTCAAGATCTTCCTGTGTCGCAATGACGGTCTCTGTCGGCGCGTCGTCGATGGTCTCGACAATCGTTTCGGGCTGCGCTTCGGCGATCTCAGCAATCTCGGTTTCGGGCGCTTGTTCGGGTTCGACGGGGGTCGGATCAGCGGCAGCTTGTTCCACGATTGGCGAGACGGTTTCGCATTCCAGCTGTCGATTGGCCCAGGTCACGAGTCGATCGCTTGGGAAAGGAGATATGGTTCGAGGGCCGGCAGCGGACCGCTCATTTGCCTCGGCATCACAGCGGCCTGAATCGATGCATTGCGAAATGCCGTTCGCTGCGGATTCTTCGTTCAGGATGACATCGCGCCCCTGACCATTCCAGCGCAAGATGGACATGGCGACGTAGCGATCCCGCATGGTCTGTAGCTGGTCTTCAGGCACAACGCCGTCCAATGCGACCAGCGCGTCTCGCGCGGTTTGAGCATAGCGATCCAGCGAGTCTTCTGGCGGGCATTCGGCCTGCGCAAGAGCAGGTATCGCGAGAACGCCCGCGGCGAGCACAAGCCCGCGCCACGTGTTCAGCATCTTTGTCCCCGTTTACTCTACTACGACTTAATCCGCTTTCGAAACGTATCATACACGAATTGTGCCAACAAGTTCAGGAACTCTGCTGTCCCCAATGCCGCATGGCATCGATGATCGGGCGCATTTTCAGACCCTTCTCGGTCAAATGATATTCCGACCTCGGCGGATGCGTGTCGTAGATCTTGCGGCTGATCACATCGTGATCTTCAAGCATTTTCAGCCGGTTCGACAGCGTATTTGGGGCAATTCCTGTGAGCGTCGATTCAAGATCCGAGAATCTCCGCGGACCATGGTCGACCAATTCGCGAATGATCTCGCTGGTCCAGCGTGATCCGATGATGAAGGCGGTTCTGGAAACCGGGCAAAGCGGCAGATTCTTCTTCGACATATCTGGCTCTTAGACTTATCGCTTGACGAAATCTAGTAACTACGAAAAATATAGTTACTTAAAAACAGGAGAGCAAGATGAGTTTTGAACTGCAAATGGTGGTGGGATCCGTTGCGATCCTGCTCGCGCTGTTGGTGTTGCAGGGCACTTTAGTGCCGTTGAATCAGGGGTTTGGCTGGGGTCTGGGCAGTCGCGACAGCAAGCAGGAACTTACCGACATGCAAGGACGCGCGGGCCGAACCGTGGCCAATCATATTGAAGGTATGTTGCTGTTCGTCCCATTGGTCATGGTGGTGGAACTTGCCAGTCTGTCCTCACCGCTGACGGTTTGGGGCGCCGGCATTTACCTGGTTGGTCGCCTCGCTTTTGCGCCGCTATATCTATTCGGAGTGCCTTATCTGAGATCTCTCGTGTGGGGCGGCGCTTTGACCGGCATATTGCTGGTCGGATTTGAAGTGGTGACGGCGGTATTTGCGTCTTAACCGAGTCGTTTGAAGGTCATAGGAATGGCCGTGGCCGTGGCTTTGGCGACGAGTTTTCCCTCGGCGTCGAAGCATTCGGCT
This DNA window, taken from Hyphomonas sp. Mor2, encodes the following:
- the hemH gene encoding ferrochelatase; the protein is MPDTMKSTVSLPGALGPLPSGHPDVKQGKVGVLLVNLGTPDGTDYWSMRRYLSEFLSDPRVIEVPQPIWQLILQGPILTFRPSKSGRAYKKIWTDEGSPLLVFTQRQAEKLKARIGHDRLIVDFAMNYGNPSIASKIANLKDQGCDRICVIPLYPQYSATTTASVCDRTFKALSEMRWQPAVRTAAAFHDQPVYIEALASSISAHLGTLEFEPDRVILSYHGIPKAYFDKGDPYHCHCHKTTRLVSERLGWRDGFAMTTFQSRFGPTEWLQPYTDKTLEALPEQGAKKVVVVSPAFISDCLETLEELAMEGRDTFLEAGGEAYSVVPCLNDSEGAIDVIEDIVRREIAGWAD
- a CDS encoding helix-turn-helix domain-containing protein; its protein translation is MSKKNLPLCPVSRTAFIIGSRWTSEIIRELVDHGPRRFSDLESTLTGIAPNTLSNRLKMLEDHDVISRKIYDTHPPRSEYHLTEKGLKMRPIIDAMRHWGQQSS
- a CDS encoding RusA family crossover junction endodeoxyribonuclease; its protein translation is MDDWVKNGKVRGRITEDGDLEVRCFGLTTQARYYKQLFREFFRKDFQRLRPGYGDYDVHIVMEYTGDAPWMDLDNLAKALLDSLTGNAFEDDHQVARLLVERRVGEREGIYMRVRALD
- a CDS encoding MAPEG family protein, with protein sequence MSFELQMVVGSVAILLALLVLQGTLVPLNQGFGWGLGSRDSKQELTDMQGRAGRTVANHIEGMLLFVPLVMVVELASLSSPLTVWGAGIYLVGRLAFAPLYLFGVPYLRSLVWGGALTGILLVGFEVVTAVFAS